GAATGCCTACGAGCAGGTGAATTTTGGGCTGAGTCATGGGCGATCGCCAGTTTTACTGTCAAACGCGAAACTTCATCTAACGAAGGTGTAAGTACAAAACCTTTATATTATCTTAAAGCATAAAATTCTTTGTCAAACTATGAAATTTTGATAGCTCGTAACTTAGTTTTAAAGACTAAATTTAATTACAATTTCCCAAACTTAGGCGACCAAAAGCCATCTTGTCCCTCAAAAAACGCAACCTCCTGGCATTTGCCTCGCCGATTTTCTGCAATCGAACACCGTAGCATTAACTTAACTTTCTCTTCTTTCGTATAGTTGTAGCGCTCTAATAAAGCACCACAGACAGGACACGGGAGTTCTGTTAATGTCTCCGGACTGGGTCGGCGTTGGGTATAAGGCAATTCATACCTTTTCATACTTGGATTCCAAAACATGACTGTTCCACATCCAGAAGCAGAGCACTTGAGAAAATGATTGACTTTCAGTTTCTTGGACTGAGAAGGAATTTTGCTCATGGCCGCACCGCACTGGGCGCAGGAAATTTTAGTGGCTTCTGCCTGAAGTTTGGTTTTTGCCCGATCTTTGGGGTAGGAACTGTTAGCACCAAGTTGTTGGTTGGCTTTTTCAAGAGCAGGAGCAAAGTAAGTGCGATGCCAAGTTGTCAAATACATCTGCCAGTCCTGCTGACCCTGAGCGATCGCATCGAGTGTTGACTCCATTTGAGCTGTAAACTCTGGCTGAATCAAGTCTGGCAGTAGCTTTTCTAAAGCAGCGTCCAACTCCATTCCTAGAGCAGTCGGCTGAAGTTTGCCTTTGGCTACCTGCACGTAATCCCGTTCCTTCAACGTCTTAATTGTGGGGGCGTAAGTGCTGGGTCTGCCAATCCCTTTTCGCTCCATCAATTGCACGAGCTTGGGTTCGGTGTAACAGGGTAGCGGCTGGGTTTGTTTTTTGTCTGCTTGAGCTTGTTTGAGCTTGAGCGATTGTCCTTGTTGAAGGGTAGGGAGTTGGGTGTCGCTGCTAAGGTTATTCCAATAGCGGGTGTAGCCAGGAAACTCCAAGACCTGGCCCCTAGCCTCCCAGTAGGCTGAACCCGATTGTGTCACTACGCGAGTTCTACGTAAACAGGCGCTTTGGCACTGAGAAGCAACCGTTCGATTCCAAATCAAATCGTATAACTTGGCTTCTGACGCGCTCGCTTGAAACTCCAATTGTGCTGGTGTGCGATAGACATCGGTAGGACGGATTGCCTCATGTGCTTCTTGAGCGCCCGCTTTGGAGCGGTGCTGAGTGGTTTTGTTAGGTATATTGACAGGATCGTGCTGCTCCAGGTATTGACGCACGGACGCGCAAAATTCCTCTGCCAGTGCTACAGAATCGGTTCGCATGTAGGTGATGTAGCCCGCTTCATAGAGGGACTGTGCTACCTTCATGGTTTGCTCTGGGCTGAAGCGCAGCTTTGCACCGGCCGCTTGTTGGAGAGTAGAAGTCGTGAAGGCAGCTGGGGGAGATTGATGAGTTATTTTGCCTTCCACAGTCACAACTTGATGCGGGTGGGAGCGGGCGATCGCTACCAGTCGGTCTGCCTCCGCCTGACTCGTCACTCGGTCAGATTCTGGGGTTTCCTTACTTTCTTTTGCGTCATCAGGCTGCTCTTGAGAAGTGGGCTGGGTGGAGTTGAGCTTGGTTCGGTAAAAGGCTTTAAAGCCTTCTTGGTATTCTACCCATACGCTCCAGTAATCCTGGGGTGTAAAGGACTGAATTTCCTTTTCTCTCAAGCACAGCAGGTGCAGCGTGGCACTTTGCACCCGTCCCATCGACTTAGCTCCAATGTTGAGCTGCCAGACTACGTGTTTGCTGCCTTTATAACCTACCAGTTTGTCCAAGCAATCTCGCGCCCGCCCTGCAGCAATTAATGCCAGATCGAGCGATCGCGGACGAGCAATCGCTGCTTTGACCGCTTGGGATGTAATTTCGGTGTAGACAATTCGCTGAGGATTCTTCAGCCGCAACGCTTGCTGTAAGTGCCAACCAATGGTCTCTCCCTCGCGGTCGGGGTCAGTGGCAATGTAGACGGTATTAGCTTGCTTGACTGCCTGACTTAGTTCTGCCAGAATTTTCTTACCCCGTGCGCCTCTAGGTTCGTAGCGGCACTGGATAGAGTCCCCTTCCAGGTCAAAGCCCAAAGCGTCTTCTCCATCCGAAGCTAACTCCCGCACGTGACCCATACTAGCTTTGACTATCCAGTTACTGCCAAGGATTTGTTTGAGTTTTTTTAACTTACCTGGACTCTCAATAATTAAAAGATTCGTCATAGTGCTGAACCAGCATACTACTTCACAACTTGCGTGGTAGGTTGTAAATCAGGAGCGAGCGCTTCTTTTGGTTTCGCCATCTCTGAGTGTGTTGCATTTGCCACAGGTCGCAGCGATCGCACCAGCCTTTCATCTAAAGCTATTTCAGCCAAAGCTGTGACAACTGACAAAGATACATTGGCTTGGTTTGCTGCTTCTTTTATTGTGCTCCCGTTACGTGCCAAAGCTAGAAACTGCCTAACTGAGTCAACTACTGGATCTTGGCGACTGGTGTAGCCCTTACGGATAGCAATAGTCAGCCCTGATTCTATATCAGTTAGGGTAGCAGTGCGATCGCGACTAACAACTAGTCGCTCCGGTCGGTTGGTAGGAGTATCGGCAACTACCATTAGCCCAACGTATTGAGAGCGGGCAGTCAAAACCAGGTTAAACGTGTACAAATATTGTTGACCAGTTGGATCGATTGTTTGCACGCTTAGGGTTGTGATGGGTGCAGTCGTTGCACCTGGAAACTGAAGCTGCTTGATCTGACGCAAGAACAATATTTTGGCTTGGGCTGAACCAAGTTGGGCATTAGCAGTATAAACTATCCTCGAAGAGTCTCCCAATAACACATAAGCAATCGTTTGATTCGTGCGGCTGAAGTCGATTGCGGTTGTCCGCCCTGGGGCAATTTCAACCGTTGATAAGGTTTGTCTTGCTGCTCGATCGCTCACGGTACGATAAGCAGCAGGTAGAAATGAGGTTGTAGAAACTGATGCAGGCCCAGCGATACTAACTTGTGGAGAAGCTACCAGTATTCCAGTTCCTAAAAATGCAACACTTAAAAGTGTAGGAACTGTAGAAATTATTGTGTTTTGATTCATCGTTGCTTCACCCCCTTCTTTTACGGCATCACTTGAAAAAAACTCGATACCACTACAGAAGCAGAGCTTCCTGCTGCTAAAACCTTGACGTTCGGGCGACGGAGTAATTCTTTAATCGTTTGGTCTGAACGCTCACTCAACCGCTCGGCTGTCACCCCAAATACTCCTTCTAGTGCAGCCGCCCAAACTTGCGGGTCGGATTGGATAGTAATTTGACTGTACCTGCTCCCTGTTGCGATCGTTTGAGATTTTGGTCTATTGACAATCTCTCCCACTTTGTTTAGACCACTTAATACGCCGATCAACAAGTCTTGACGTACAACGGCTCCCCTTGAATTGTTGAGGGTTTTAGAAACCAAGGTGCCACCGCCTTCACCTCGAATCAAAATAGCTCCTTCAGGTAGCGCGTGTTGGTGCAAATTTCCTGCTCCATCTCGGTAGATCGCAGCAACAGCACTAGCTGATACCACATTGTTTCCTTCGCTAACTGAACTAACCTGTGCCACAAACACTGTGCCTGCGGGTAATGCCACAGACCTATCTTCTGCCAATAATGGCTCGATCAACTCTACTGTAAATCGCTGAGGTAACTTGTCCTGGCTTCGCGTTTGGCTGCTCGTATCCCAAACCATCGGCATTGCAACTAGAGCAGGGGCAATTGTTCCAGGGAGCACAGTTTTTTGCACTTGTTGCTGAGTTTGGAACCGAGTTCGGGATAAAATACCTTGAGTCCCAACAGAAGTACCAGAAACGTTTCCTACCGCTCCAATCGCCACACTTGGGAGTTGCGTATCTGACACTAAGGAGGTAGTAACCTGCCCTTCAGACGCATGATACACGCTAGCAAAAGCGGCATTAGAGTTAGAAGAACTTGATGAGGCGGTTTGAGATAAGTCAGGAGAGTCAGTAGAATCAGTAGAGGAGGTTGAGAGCTTTGTAATTTCAATATTTGATTCAGCCTTGGTTTGACCTAGACTAGCAAGCTGACTCCAACGCTCGAATGGATCGATAGGCTCGGTAGCCGGCGCTCGCGTCGGTGCTGGCGTTCGTGCTGGGGTTAGTGGTGTTCGTACTAATATTTGTGCTGGTGTAGGTGGTGGTGATGTTCTCACCCAACGAGGTGCTGGTGTCGGCGTTGTAGGTCTAGCAGGCGTTGTTGTAGGTCTTGTTGGAGTAGTAGCGTTTTTTGCCCGCTGAGATGAAAGTGTACCAACAGGTTGAGGTTCTTCTAGAGTGCTCTTTTGGTCTTGAAACGCCAACTGGCTTTTTAGTCGTGCATTTTCATCTGCAGAAGATGCTTGAGGAGTCACGGTTGGTCTAGGTTCGACCTTAACCTGCTTACTATTAGGTTTAGGCACAAACAAAGAAAACCAAATAAGTGCTAATAGTCCCATTACTCCACCAATGAGAATCGCTACAAACCCGACTTTAGCTATAGGATTACTACTAGATTTTTCAGATTGTGGAGAATCTGGACTAATAATGTATTGGTCAGGAATCAAAAGCTCTTCTTCAGTCAAACCTGCCAACTGCTTTTGCGCATCTGCGTCTAATTCAGTAACAGGTTCAACCGTACTGGTTGCTGTTGGGTTAGCATGACCATTGTTAGTAGAAAGTGGTTCATTTTGGTTTTCTGACATATCTAAGACCCTTTTAGCTCGAAGGGGACAATGTTAATAATCTGTAGCCCAGCGGAGCGAATCTCGTAAATCCTTTGCTCAACGAGCGATGCATCACTACCCAAAGGAGAATGAGGAATCTCAACAGCCTCTAAGGTAAAAGTGCGGTTAAATGGCAGGCGCTCGCTCTTTCCAGTCCGGTCAATTAATATCCGAGTTGATACCATATCCACTTGCCATCGCCCTTGGGCAATCTGACGCGGCTCAGAAACGTGGTTGACGATCGCCACACTGCGAATTCGCCCTGTAAATACATCGGCAGGAACTAGTTGTGCAATGTCTTTGAGAGCAGCTTGGGCAAAGTCATCTTCTAGCAGTACAGAAGCAAACCAGGTGTTAGTAGGAACTCGCTGTCGATCGTCTACCTTTACCCCTTCATCAGTTTTATCGCTGCCTGCAATTTTGCCTTCCCAATTGAACGTCAGCATTGTCCAATCGCTGACAACCTTCCGGATCACCTGCGGATAGCGCCAGTATCGGTCTTTTTCAGAGATATAAACTGTATCTCCATTGACGAGCTGTGCCATTGTGGGACGACGACGAGCAAGTTGATTTTGTCGCCCAGCAATCAGCAAAATAAAGACAAATATTAAGACTTGCAGACTTAGAATACCTAACTGGAGCAGTGCTAGGAAATTTTTAGATTCAGTGGTTAATAATGTGGTTTGCGCTCGTTGAATTTTCATATAGAATGAATCTTTGACACAGTTTAAGAGATGAACGTCTGCCGTTTATTTCTGTCAAGTCACTTATGCCATAGCTTTAACTGCCAGTCGAGTCACTGCACCAATGGTGTTGCTAGAAAAATCAATGACGCTTTTGACGTTATTGCTAACGCCGTTGTAGAGAGCAATACCACCGCCACCTGCAATTAAAACTGCCAGTCCTGGTGCAAAAATACTTAAAAAGGCTAAAAACGCCACATCTGTAATCAGTTCTCCACCCGATCTCACGACAACAACTGCACCCAAACCAACGACGATGTTATAGCCAAGCTGAACTCCAAACAAACTCATAAATCCAGTCAGCCAAGCCCAAATTGGGCGACCTTGCAAGGGTAAAAGCGAGAGTCCCATTGCGATCGGTGCAAATAATGCTGTGAGCAACAAAGACGCTTCTAGTATGTTGACAAATGCCCACTGAACTGCAACCAGCAGCATCCGAATGAACGGTACGTAGACACTTCGTAAAACAGCACCAACGTATTCTCCTAAACCTTCATTTGCTGCATTCACCAGCCCACCAACAAATCTTCTCAGCTGTTCCAGTGGACCCCCTGCTTGCCTTTCTGCTTCGGCTAAAATTTGTTCTGCCTGCTCTTGTTTTTCATTCCAGCATTGTAGAAGTTCGTCTCCCACTAATCTTTCGCATTCGCTATAAAGATTTTCCAATGCTTGACGAGCCGCCGAACTGATCCCAACTTGCGAAATGGCATTCCTAAAAGTTAACTCCCCTAATTGCACCTCCAAAACGCTCATCACTTGAACGTGTGCAAAGCCTCGAATCATCAGGATAGATTGCGATAGAAGTGCACCGTTGTTTCCCAAAAACATAACAATGATGATGGGCCAGATGAACATGTGAACCAGCTCAGCCCAGGAGTGTTTTTCTATAATTTCTCGTCCTGTAGTGACAGCAACAAATAAAATTGAAACTGCGGCTAAAACTAGTCCAAGATTAACTAATCCACCCCAAAGTCCTCCGTCTAACCTATCAAACGTCTCTCCCCAAACAGTATTCCAAGCCTCAGCTGTATTTCGTGCTAAATCAATCGACTGGCTGACAATTTGAAAGGCATTGTTTTCTCCAGTGATTAACCCATCTTCTCCCATTGTTTATATTACCTTTGATTAAGAACAGGAATCTAGAAATTTCTAGATTCCTGTGTACATTTACTTGAAGCCCATTACCGATCTGCTAGTTAGCGATTAATTGCCAGCACCTAAGTAGTAACCACCAGGTAACGAAATCAATCCTGTGTGTTGGATAGACATGTTTGCTGAGCCAATTTCTTGCCGACGGTCTGCGAGGTTTGCAGCGGATACTTCCTCGGCAATTTGGGCGGAAAGAGTGTTAGAAATCGAGCGGTCTACCCGTGCTTGCAGTGCTTCTTGGAGCAGTTGTTGATTCACCCGTGCCTCAAGAGCAGATTGTCGAGACAAGTTCTGCATGATCTGCTGGGTGACATCAAGATTTTGGGATTCCTCAGCCAACCGCGCATTTTCCTCAATGGCTCGCTGGGCAATCTGCGCTTGCTGCACCATCTGCTGTTGAGCATCTTTGCCCAACGTGGCAGCATTCATCACAGCAAGCGCAGTCCGTCGAGAAGCTTGATTGGCAAGGTCAGAGCGAATGGCAAAAGAACCATTGCCGCTTTGTCGATTCTCTAGAGCTTCTGAAAGCTTTGCACCTTCATCGCTAGAGGTGGGAGTGTTTTCCAACTGCTCCAACACTGATGCTAAATCTGGAACACCAAAATCCCCTATAGCATCGCTGAGAGCTGCGCTCACAGCACCAGAAATGTTAGTAAAAAAGTCAGCAATTCCACTAAACGGAGATGAGACTCGATCGAAAACATCCTCGATTTTAAGGGGTGTAGGGGATT
This genomic interval from Chroococcidiopsis sp. TS-821 contains the following:
- the topA gene encoding type I DNA topoisomerase codes for the protein MTNLLIIESPGKLKKLKQILGSNWIVKASMGHVRELASDGEDALGFDLEGDSIQCRYEPRGARGKKILAELSQAVKQANTVYIATDPDREGETIGWHLQQALRLKNPQRIVYTEITSQAVKAAIARPRSLDLALIAAGRARDCLDKLVGYKGSKHVVWQLNIGAKSMGRVQSATLHLLCLREKEIQSFTPQDYWSVWVEYQEGFKAFYRTKLNSTQPTSQEQPDDAKESKETPESDRVTSQAEADRLVAIARSHPHQVVTVEGKITHQSPPAAFTTSTLQQAAGAKLRFSPEQTMKVAQSLYEAGYITYMRTDSVALAEEFCASVRQYLEQHDPVNIPNKTTQHRSKAGAQEAHEAIRPTDVYRTPAQLEFQASASEAKLYDLIWNRTVASQCQSACLRRTRVVTQSGSAYWEARGQVLEFPGYTRYWNNLSSDTQLPTLQQGQSLKLKQAQADKKQTQPLPCYTEPKLVQLMERKGIGRPSTYAPTIKTLKERDYVQVAKGKLQPTALGMELDAALEKLLPDLIQPEFTAQMESTLDAIAQGQQDWQMYLTTWHRTYFAPALEKANQQLGANSSYPKDRAKTKLQAEATKISCAQCGAAMSKIPSQSKKLKVNHFLKCSASGCGTVMFWNPSMKRYELPYTQRRPSPETLTELPCPVCGALLERYNYTKEEKVKLMLRCSIAENRRGKCQEVAFFEGQDGFWSPKFGKL